The Alteromonas mediterranea DE genome contains the following window.
CTTGTGATATGTCCAGCAAGCTTTACAACTCACCTTCATCCACTTACACAACGCTCCCCTACCCAGCATGTAAACATGCTGCCGCAGCTTCGGTATATTGCTTAGCCCCGTTACATCTTCCGCGCAGGCCGACTCGACTAGTGAGCTATTACGCTTTCTTTAAAGGGTGGCTGCTTCTAAGCCAACCTCCTAGCTGTCTGTGCCTTCCCACATCGTTTCCCACTTAGCAATATTTTGGGACCTTAGCTGGCGGTCTGGGTTGTTTCCCTCTCCACGACGGACGTTAGCACCCGCCGTGTGTCTCCCGGATAGTTCTCATTGGTATTCGGAGTTTGCAAAGGGTTGGTAAGTCGGGATGACCCCCTAGCCTTAACAGTGCTCTACCCCCAATGGAATTCGTCCGAGGCTCTACCTAAATAGATTTCGGGGAGAACCAGCTATCTCCCGGTTTGATTGGCCTTTCACCCCCAGCCACAAGTCATCCCCTGACTTTTCAACGTCAGTGGGTTCGGTCCTCCAGTTGATGTTACTCAACCTTCAACCTGCTCATGGCTAGATCACCGGGTTTCGGGTCTATACCTAGCAACTCAACGCGCAGTTAACACTCGCTTTCGCTACGGCTCCGCTATTCGCTTAACCTTGCTACTAAATATAAGTCGCTGACCCATTATACAAAAGGTACGCAGTCACCCCGAAGGGCTCCCACTGCTTGTACGTATACGGTTTCAGGTTCTATTTCACTCCCCTCACAGGGGTTCTTTTCGCCTTTCCCTCACGGTACTGGTTCACTATCGGTCAGTTAGGAGTATTTAGCCTTGGAGGATGGTCCCCCCATATTCAGTCAAGATAACACGTGTCCCGACCTACTCGATTTCACTGTAAAGAATCCGTCGTGTACAGGGCTATCACCTTGTATCGCTCCTCTTCCCAAAGGATTCCACTAAATTCTAAACAGCTTAAGGGCTGCTCCCCGTTCGCTCGCCGCTACTAGGGGAATCTCGGTTGATTTCTTTTCCTAAGGGTACTTAGATGTTTCAGTTCCCCTCGTTTGCCTCGTTAACCTATGTATTCAGTTAACGATACCTATAAATAGGTGGGTTTCCCCATTCGGACATCTGTGGCTCAAATGCATTTTGTCGGCTCACCACAGCTTTTCGCAGACTTACACGTCCTTCATCGCCTCTAACTGCCAAGGCATCCACCGTATACGCTTCGTCACTTAACAAGCTAATCGGAAGAATTGCCTTGCTATCAATCAATGTTGATAACAAGCAATTCAAGTCAAGTAGAGTAAAAAGTACGTCTTTCGACTTCTCAGTTACTCAATTTTGATTGATTACTATTAATATCAGCTTTCCAAATTGTTAAAGAACTATCGTGCAAAATCATGACGCTTTTTGTCATGACTTTTGCGCAAGGAGGACCTACATTACTCTTTAAAGTATCGTAAATGCTCCCTCAGGGTAAAAAAACCTAATCAATGCTTACTGAAACAGTAAATATTCATTAGGATTTCGGGTCCAACGTGACACGTTTCCACCTTTGTTACCTTCCTTTCTTAAAGCAAGGAAATGGTAGGCTTGGGCAGACTTGAACTGCCGACCTCACCCTTATCAGGGGTGCGCTCTAACCAGCTGAGCTACAAGCCTATTTTTCAAGCCGGTCGGCGTTGTGACCTCACCGCTCTTATTCGAGGGCAGGGCTGCAACCATCCGAGCTACAAGCCTTCAGTAAACTTCGCTTATGCAAGCTCAGTGTCAAGTAGATGGTGGAGCTAAGCAGGATCGAACTGCTGACCTCCTGAATGCAAATCAGGCGCTCTCCCAGCTGAGCTATAGCCCCATAAACTTGTGTCGTTCTTCATTTTTAAACAAGACTATCTGTGTAGGCACTGCATCAAGTGCGTCTATCGACGTAATGGTAAGGAGGTGATCCAACCCCAGGTTCCCCTAGGGTTACCTTGTTACGACTTCACCCCAGTCATGAAACAAATTGAACAAAGTGGTAATCGTCCTCCCGAAGGTTAGACTAACTACTTCTTTTGCATCCCACTCCCATGGTGTGACGGGCGGTGTGTACAAGGCCCGGGAACGTATTCACCGCAGTATTCTGACCTGCGATTACTAGCGATTCCGACTTCATGGAGTCGAGTTGCAGACTCCAATCCGGACTACGACATTCTTTAAGGGGTCCGCTCCACATCACTGTCTCGCTTCCCTCTGTAAATGCCATTGTAGCACGTGTGTAGCCCTACACGTAAGGGCCATGATGACTTGACGTCGTCCCCACCTTCCTCCGGTTTGTCACCGGCAGTCTCCTTAGAGTGCCCAACTTAAGGCTGGCAACTAAGGACAAGGGTTGCGCTCGTTGCGGGACTTAACCCAACATCTCACGACACGAGCTGACGACAGCCATGCAGCACCTGTGTCAGAGTTCCCGAAGGCACCAATCCATCTCTGGAAAGTTCTCTGCATGTCAAGTGTAGGTAAGGTTCTTCGCGTTGCATCGAATTAAACCACATGCTCCACCGCTTGTGCGGGCCCCCGTCAATTCATTTGAGTTTTAACCTTGCGGCCGTACTCCCCAGGCGGTCTACTTATCGCGTTAGCTTCGCTACTCACGACTTAAAGTCACAAACAGCTAGTAGACAGCGTTTACGGTGTGGACTACCAGGGTATCTAATCCTGTTCGCTACCCACACTTTCGCACATGAGCGTCAGTCTTTGGCCAGGGAGTCGCCTTCGCCACTGATGTTCCTCCAGATATCTACGCATTTCACCGCTACACCTGGAATTCCACTCCCCTCTCCAAGACTCTAGTCTGCCAGTTCTAAATGACCATCCCAGGTTGAGCCCGGGGCTTTCACATCTAGCTTAACAAACCGCCTGCGTGCGCTTTACGCCCAGTAATTCCGATTAACGCTCGCACCCTCCGTATTACCGCGGCTGCTGGCACGGAGTTAGCCGGTGCTTCTTCTGTTGTTAACGTCACGGCTAGCAGGTATTAACTACTAACTTTTCCTCACAACTGAAAGTGCTTTACAACCCGAAGGCCTTCTTCACACACGCGGCATGGCTGCATCAGGGTTTCCCCCATTGTGCAATATTCCCCACTGCTGCCTCCCGTAGGAGTCTGGACCGTGTCTCAGTTCCAGTGTGGCTGATCTTCCTCTCAGAACAGCTAGAGATCGTTGCCTTGGTAAGCCTTTACCTTACCAACTAGCTAATCTCACTTGGGCCTCTCTTTGCGCCGGAGCCTAAGCCCCGTTTGGTCCGTAGACGTTATGCGGTATTAGCAGTCGTTTCCAACTGTTATCCCCCTCGCAAAGGCAAGTTCCCAAGCATTACTCACCCGTCCGCCACTCGTCAGCGATTAGCAAGCTAATCCTGTTACCGTTCGACTTGCATGTGTTAGGCCTGCCGCCAGCGTTCAATCTGAGCCATGATCAAACTCTGAACTAACCGTCTATTTTTCATTCAAATGTGATAATTAGTAGACAATATGGACTAATTACTAATAGGATGGGTGTTCAGATCCTATAAAGTAGTCGTTCTTAAAGTAGTATTTGATCCTGCCGTTATTATATTGAAACTTGATGTTGAAGGTTGCGTAAAGGAATACGTATGAGAATGTATATAAGCGTAAACGGCCTACGCTTTGTATTCTTCATAAATGTATTAATACTGGTTGTGTCAAAAATTGACTACGCAATAATTATAAAGGTGGGTTTATGTTACGAACTCTTTCATTGCTTTCAGCGGCAATGCTAGCCTCACAGGTTAGTCATGTGGCAATGGCACAAGACGCTTCTTCAAACGAAGTCGCTCAGCCAACCACTTCAGTAAGCATAGAATCATCCGCTGAAGCATCTAATCGCTTTCAAACAGCCTTTTTGCGACGCCAGGTCGATCAAACCATGTCTGTAGGACGTGCCATTAGCTCTATCGCTGGCCATTATCCGCAAGAAATAGTCTCTATTGTCGATATCGCATTAGACACGTATCCAGATAAGTATCGAGAAATCGTCTTTGCTGCAATATCAGCACAACCTTCTTCTACCGAGGAAATTGTTCAGCTTGCAATAGAAAAAGAAGTCAGCAGCTGCCCCAACATTGTTCAGCTAGCTATTAAAGCAGAACCAACTTATGTCGATTTCGTTGTTCATGCAGCAGCGGTTTCAACCCCTGAAGAATTAGATGAGATAGTACGTGTTGCTGTTCTTACTCAACCTGATGCAGCAGACAGTATTGTTCAAACACTCTCGCAGGAGCACCCGAACAAAATTGTTGAGATTATGACAAGCGCGCTTAATGCCGTTCCTTTCGTTGGAGAGTATGTGGTAGATGCATTATTAGCGGTCTTCCCTAACGAAGCGCAAATGGTAGTGGAAACAGCCGTAAGAGAATCATCTCATCAACGTGAACAGGTAATACGTATATTAAGCACCGCACAACATGCGGGTGTTTCTCAAGATAAGTTAAAAGAATACGCGATGTCGGCAGGTTTATCAGAAGAAGACTTTAATAGTGCGGTTAGTAATTAGCCTTTATAGCGCTTTATCCATATAAACAAGCGGCGTACTGATAGTTCAATACGCCGTTTTTCTTTTTCGGCTTGTGTTGGTCTTGCAAACAACCGGTATTTATCACCTAAAACCCTGTTCGCTTTCTCTCGCTTTTATCTCTCGTTATTCTCTGTAGCTGTTATCTCTAGACACTTGGCCGTTAACGCCTACTTATTAAATGAATAAAGCATAGCGGCTTCTTTATATAGCATCAGTTCTGCTTTTAACAAATCTACCCTGGCTTTGATCTCTTTCATCTTCGCTTTAATTTCGTTTTGAGCACGGGCATTTAAAACAAACATATCACTGTCGCCAGCATCGAAGCGCGTCTTCTCTACCTTAGATAAAGTTTTGGCTAATGCAGCGTTTTCGCTTTGCAGCGATACAATGTCTTTTGCCTGCCCCCAATACACCAGCGCTTGTTCAAAGCGTTGCGCTATTGCTTGCTCGGTAGACGTGAGTTTGTGCGCCAGCTCTCGTTGCTTTGACTGAAGCTGTGCACGTTCCGCTTTGGCCTTTCTGTTACCCAAAGGGTAAGAAAAAGACAACCCAACTTTTGTTTCTGTACCTTCAAGGGTTTGTGAACCCGCCCCCACATCTCTGGCGATAGAGGCGGTAAGGTCAAGTTTAGGTAACAACGCGTTGTCAGCAAGCGCCACTTTATTTTCTACCACCTGCTGCTCTAACTTCATAACATCCAGTTCGGGATGCTCGCGCAGCGCATTGCGCAGTGTGACAAGTTGACCGTTGCCCACCCAATATGGCCAGTTAATGTCTTTTGGTGGTTTATCGCTTTTGACCGCTTGCATGTCACCGCTTGGCGAACGCCAGTAAAAAGACAGCATTTGCGCATGCATATCCCGCTTTTGTTTTAGTTCAGCCAAGGTTAAACGCTGCTGTAGCAAGTTTGCTTTGAACTCGGTTAGCACGATACTGGCTAAATCGCCTTTTTCTACCCGTGTAACCAAGGCTTTTTCACGTTCAAAAGCGGTATTAAGCAATTCGGTTACCGCGTCTATTTGCAGGGCACTTTCATACCACGCGATATACTCACTTACCCCTTTATATACAAAGTCATTAATTAGACTGCTTGCTAATGCTTGCCATTGGGATGACGCTAGCCCCGCATTTCTTAGCGCGGTTCGGCGTTTGTCTATTTCGCGGTTTTGTAGCAATGACATGGCAATGCCAACACTTGCTTCTCCGCCAGATAGCGTATCGTAATATCCTTCGTAGCTAGGGAAATCACCACCTGCGATGCGGTACTCACCGAAAACCGAGGCATTGTAATCCTCTATGGGGTTAGTAAAGCGCTGGGTTAAATTGGTTCCATCGTAATAACCTGATACGCGGCTTTTCGTTTTCTGTTCTATAAAAGGGTCGAAACTGCTTCTGGCAATTTCAAGTTCAGCCGCGGCTTGGTAGTTACCTTCATTTATCGCAAGCACATAAGGGTGATAATTCACCATGCTTTCTATTAACCCTTCTATAGAAGGTGCGGGCTGTGTAGTTTGACTTTGCGCCAGTACCTTAGCACTGCTAACGCTGCCCAAAAGCGCGAGTGCCAATAATAACGAGATAAAGCTTCGCGCTACCATATTGATGCTCCAGAACCTTTACCACCGCTTGAAGGTGATTCTTGAGTTGGCAGCGGCGGGAAGTTATTCAGCTGTCGCCACATTTCGTAACCCAGGCGTACCTCTTCCAATAACACCCACGCTTTTACGCGGCTACCTAAACGGGCCGAACTTTCTGCTGGCCATGGAATATCTGACTCATCTGGGCGTATCCAAACGTTGAAGTCGCCCATAGCATTTGCCACTGGCTCAACGTAGACCACTTCACCACCAAAGGTACCAATTGCGCTGCCGGGCCAGCCGCTAAACTGAAACACTGGCCAGCCTTCAAACTGCAAGCGCGCTTTTGCGCCCGGCTTTACTAATGGCGCATCTAACCCTCTTACGGTAACACGCACACTACGCTTCGCATCGGCAGGAATAAATTGGCCTAGGATGTCTCCTGATTTCACGAAAGTAGACACACCTCCAGATAATAAACGCACCACAGTGCCATCCACCGGCGCGAGCTTTGTTTGCGTAGATTGGCGAGACAAGATCATGCTGGCCTCGTTTATTTCAGAAACAGACGCTGCGGCTTTAGCACGTAGCTCTTGCACTTTAATTTCGGCTTGCTCTACTTCTTTGCGCGATACCAGCCCCTGCGCTTCAAGTGACTTCTGACGGGCTAAGTTGTTCTCAGCATTTCTTACCGCCGTTTCATTCGCTTGATTCTTTAGGTTGGCGGCAGATAGCTGAGACTGAAGCTTTTCAAGGCGCTGTGCATCAATATCGATAAGCGTAACGATAGGGTCGCCCGCCTTCACCTGCTGCCCTTCCCTCACATGCCACTGCTTTACCTGTCCATCAACAAGCGCGTTGATAGGTTGGGTTCTGTCTTTCGGGTCGAGTGAGTCCACCATGCCTGTGCCATAAGCGGTTTGGATCCAAGGCGTGAAGTACAGTATTAAGCCAGCAGCAAGCACTAAAAAAATAATCACGCCAGTGACTACCCGGTGTAGCTTTGGCACGTGCAAAGAAGGTAACGACTTAATGTTGTCTAAAAAGCGACGTTCTGCGTTATTCACTTATTCCCCCCCCTTATTTGCGTTCTTGGTATCGCTTTGCACATCTAAACTCACTGGCGCTACCCCATCATTGTATTCGCTAAGCATAGCGGTGGCATTGTCGTGCAGATGTATCACGCCGTCGAAGCATTCGGGTATTGGGATGTTTGAAAAGTACATTACCGTAAAATCGTACTTGGTTAAGCGGTTTAGAAGGCGCGCGCGAAGTTCAATAGGGATCGCATCAAAGTGTTGATTCAATATCAATAATTTAGGTTTGGCGATAATGGCAGCAGCCAGTTTAAGTAATAAGAACTCAAGCGGCTGCAATGGCGCGCCCAATACAGACACTTTCGTTTGAAGGCCCTCGGGCAAGCCGTCAATTGTCTTGGTCATTTCCACTTCTTCAAGCGCTGCGCGAATATCGGCAATGGTGGCCTGTGGGTGAGCGAGCTTTAAGTAACGCTCTATCGACACTTCAATAATCAGCGAGCGATCTAAGATAGTCACCGCTTGCCTTAGCTCGTGGGTGTCGTAATCGTTAAGGCTTAATTCACCCAATAAAATATCGCCCGACTTAACCCTGTCGTACTGCTTCAATAAACCTACAAGCTGCTTTTGAACCCAGCTTTTATCTGTAGTCACAAAGTACTTAGTGCCAGGTTCGAATACCACATTTAATTGGCAGGTATCGTTACCGTGTTTAAGTTCGACGTCGTTAAATACCAGTTTTGATGATGCGGGTACATGTTCTGACGCATTAAGCTCTTCTTGCGGCATAGCTAAAGCTCCACCTAGCTTTTCGGCTGCTCCGTAAAGTTCGTAATAAAGCTTTAAGTATTGAGTGAAGCGAGATAAACCAAAGAATACGGCTGACATAACCAGCTCAGCGGCAACTAGCTGACCAATAGACAGTTCACCTTGTACCACCAGTACACCGCCAATACCCAATAA
Protein-coding sequences here:
- a CDS encoding HlyD family secretion protein, with amino-acid sequence MNNAERRFLDNIKSLPSLHVPKLHRVVTGVIIFLVLAAGLILYFTPWIQTAYGTGMVDSLDPKDRTQPINALVDGQVKQWHVREGQQVKAGDPIVTLIDIDAQRLEKLQSQLSAANLKNQANETAVRNAENNLARQKSLEAQGLVSRKEVEQAEIKVQELRAKAAASVSEINEASMILSRQSTQTKLAPVDGTVVRLLSGGVSTFVKSGDILGQFIPADAKRSVRVTVRGLDAPLVKPGAKARLQFEGWPVFQFSGWPGSAIGTFGGEVVYVEPVANAMGDFNVWIRPDESDIPWPAESSARLGSRVKAWVLLEEVRLGYEMWRQLNNFPPLPTQESPSSGGKGSGASIW
- a CDS encoding ABC transporter ATP-binding protein produces the protein MAKPINLRKTRKTLFSLLKPEAGFFWVAIAYGVAISLMTLAVPIAVQTLINSIANIGSTRAVVILAVVLFLTLFISGVFSALRMRVMEFYERKVYARLTADIGLKTILAPHSFFEGRQNVSITQRYFDIMTFQKNIPSLMIDGFALVLQMLVGFTLVSFYHPALFAFNVVLLLTMYAVWKIWGRGAKRTAIELSHAKYDSAKWLHDIAIAHEFFKSADHVEYAGRSTEGYISDYVQKHKNHFHYTFSQVVMFLLMYAVASASLLGIGGVLVVQGELSIGQLVAAELVMSAVFFGLSRFTQYLKLYYELYGAAEKLGGALAMPQEELNASEHVPASSKLVFNDVELKHGNDTCQLNVVFEPGTKYFVTTDKSWVQKQLVGLLKQYDRVKSGDILLGELSLNDYDTHELRQAVTILDRSLIIEVSIERYLKLAHPQATIADIRAALEEVEMTKTIDGLPEGLQTKVSVLGAPLQPLEFLLLKLAAAIIAKPKLLILNQHFDAIPIELRARLLNRLTKYDFTVMYFSNIPIPECFDGVIHLHDNATAMLSEYNDGVAPVSLDVQSDTKNANKGGE
- a CDS encoding TolC family protein, coding for MVARSFISLLLALALLGSVSSAKVLAQSQTTQPAPSIEGLIESMVNYHPYVLAINEGNYQAAAELEIARSSFDPFIEQKTKSRVSGYYDGTNLTQRFTNPIEDYNASVFGEYRIAGGDFPSYEGYYDTLSGGEASVGIAMSLLQNREIDKRRTALRNAGLASSQWQALASSLINDFVYKGVSEYIAWYESALQIDAVTELLNTAFEREKALVTRVEKGDLASIVLTEFKANLLQQRLTLAELKQKRDMHAQMLSFYWRSPSGDMQAVKSDKPPKDINWPYWVGNGQLVTLRNALREHPELDVMKLEQQVVENKVALADNALLPKLDLTASIARDVGAGSQTLEGTETKVGLSFSYPLGNRKAKAERAQLQSKQRELAHKLTSTEQAIAQRFEQALVYWGQAKDIVSLQSENAALAKTLSKVEKTRFDAGDSDMFVLNARAQNEIKAKMKEIKARVDLLKAELMLYKEAAMLYSFNK